Proteins from a genomic interval of Bradyrhizobium sp. CCGB01:
- a CDS encoding AprI/Inh family metalloprotease inhibitor, whose translation MSGLRVVAFAVAACLAAIGPALAQDATTLKKEMPGQWELSTTERSKTCVVTLKADAAGQAFKLELEPACKTALPFTKDIVAWSVKGLDIVRLQDATGEAVIDFTEVEAGIFEGLRQGEGVYILQDLAAARSMAKSMDQMIGDWSMVRGNGQPVCGLTLTNTEASPDNFQVFLKPKCDPVIAQFNPAQWRLERGQIVLMSKSGEVWQFEADDNAQWRRVPDTADPLIMLRQ comes from the coding sequence ATGTCTGGTCTTCGGGTCGTTGCATTCGCCGTCGCGGCCTGTTTGGCCGCGATCGGCCCTGCGCTGGCGCAGGATGCGACGACCCTGAAGAAGGAGATGCCCGGGCAGTGGGAGCTGTCGACCACCGAGCGCAGCAAGACCTGTGTCGTCACGCTCAAAGCTGACGCCGCGGGGCAGGCGTTCAAGCTGGAGCTGGAGCCGGCCTGCAAGACCGCGCTGCCCTTCACGAAGGATATCGTGGCCTGGAGCGTCAAGGGCCTCGACATCGTTCGTTTGCAGGACGCGACCGGTGAAGCGGTGATCGACTTCACCGAGGTCGAGGCCGGGATCTTCGAGGGCCTGCGCCAGGGCGAGGGCGTCTACATCCTCCAGGATCTCGCCGCCGCCCGCTCGATGGCCAAGTCGATGGACCAGATGATCGGGGACTGGTCGATGGTGCGCGGCAACGGCCAGCCGGTGTGCGGGCTGACGCTGACCAACACCGAGGCGAGCCCGGACAATTTCCAGGTCTTCCTCAAGCCGAAATGCGATCCGGTGATTGCGCAATTCAATCCGGCGCAATGGCGGCTCGAGCGCGGTCAGATCGTCCTGATGTCGAAATCGGGCGAGGTCTGGCAGTTCGAGGCCGACGACAACGCGCAGTGGCGGCGCGTCCCCGATACCGCCGATCCCCTGATCATGCTGCGTCAGTAG
- a CDS encoding S8 family peptidase, which translates to MVRKKPAGATKADPGDVRRVLTKTSIAPDLLAVMDRRTNRKVAKAAAAEPPTFKVIIEFNRGFPGGIGGARLALLWAYSKARGLPDPSVQMNLLPALAPAASRFDSSLIALLEPADSVDIEKSMWTDNYAFAKLTSKTIGRLSDCKLPDVTGSRSPPTAQSSSAATKPISLVYKIWRDHEIARCVYESVRTIKCDAALNTFQASGKGIVWAVADTGIDATHPHFRSLETTKLPDGLLHKDFTGQHPNPDTSQAAALTDQDGHGTHVAGIIAGLTCRTQDNVPGTVTAVTRMSIRTQIRDGNGDVSKVDVEYKKPIAGLARDCKLVSLKVLTNGQSGDLSNLLAALGYIQRCNDNGRSLKIHGVNLSLGYSFDPEWFAAGQSPLCVEVDRLVRSGVCVVVAAGNGGYGIVNTQSGAAERAAHMGTIADPGNANLAITVGSTHRDMPHSFGVSFFSAKGPTSDGRMKPDLVAPGERIISCALMNNAAATEALFREDSGTSMAAPHVSGAIAAFLSVRNEFLGRPEQVKEIFVAAATNIKRRPEFQGAGLLDLLRALQSV; encoded by the coding sequence ATGGTGCGCAAGAAGCCGGCGGGCGCGACAAAGGCTGATCCGGGCGATGTACGACGAGTCTTGACCAAGACTTCGATTGCGCCAGATCTGCTGGCCGTCATGGATCGCCGCACCAACAGGAAGGTCGCAAAGGCCGCTGCTGCGGAGCCGCCCACATTCAAGGTGATCATCGAATTTAACCGAGGGTTCCCGGGCGGAATCGGTGGCGCCCGGCTTGCATTGCTATGGGCTTACAGCAAGGCGCGAGGCTTGCCCGACCCTTCTGTCCAGATGAACCTTCTGCCCGCGCTCGCACCTGCTGCGTCCCGCTTCGATTCCTCGTTGATCGCCCTGTTGGAGCCCGCCGACAGCGTCGACATCGAGAAGTCGATGTGGACGGACAATTATGCTTTCGCAAAGCTCACCAGCAAGACGATCGGCAGGCTCTCGGATTGCAAGCTGCCGGACGTGACCGGTTCCCGATCGCCGCCCACGGCTCAGTCATCGTCGGCGGCGACGAAGCCGATTTCTCTAGTTTACAAGATCTGGCGGGATCACGAGATTGCGCGTTGCGTCTATGAGTCGGTACGAACGATCAAGTGCGACGCGGCACTCAACACCTTTCAGGCGAGCGGAAAGGGGATCGTCTGGGCGGTGGCAGATACGGGAATTGACGCAACCCATCCGCATTTCCGGTCGCTCGAAACCACCAAACTACCGGATGGACTCCTGCATAAGGATTTTACGGGGCAGCATCCGAATCCCGATACGTCTCAGGCCGCAGCCCTAACCGATCAGGACGGGCATGGCACACATGTAGCCGGCATCATCGCAGGGCTGACCTGCCGCACGCAGGACAACGTGCCGGGGACTGTTACGGCAGTCACTAGGATGAGCATCAGGACGCAGATCCGCGACGGCAACGGTGACGTCAGCAAGGTCGATGTCGAGTACAAGAAGCCGATCGCGGGATTGGCGCGCGACTGCAAGCTCGTGAGTCTGAAGGTGCTGACCAATGGCCAGTCGGGCGATCTCAGCAATCTGCTGGCCGCGCTCGGTTACATTCAGCGCTGCAACGACAACGGGCGGAGCCTGAAGATTCACGGGGTGAATCTCAGTCTCGGCTATTCGTTCGATCCCGAATGGTTTGCGGCTGGGCAGAGTCCTCTTTGTGTCGAGGTCGACCGCCTCGTGCGCTCAGGGGTTTGCGTGGTCGTGGCCGCAGGCAATGGCGGGTACGGTATCGTCAACACCCAGTCAGGGGCAGCCGAGCGTGCGGCGCATATGGGCACAATCGCGGATCCCGGCAACGCGAACCTTGCCATCACCGTGGGATCGACCCATCGCGACATGCCGCACTCGTTCGGCGTTTCGTTCTTCTCGGCCAAGGGCCCAACCTCGGACGGACGGATGAAGCCCGATCTGGTCGCGCCGGGCGAGCGCATTATCTCCTGCGCCTTGATGAACAACGCTGCCGCGACTGAGGCATTGTTTCGCGAGGATTCCGGAACCAGCATGGCTGCTCCCCACGTCTCTGGGGCGATCGCGGCCTTCCTGTCGGTCCGCAACGAATTCCTGGGGCGGCCCGAACAGGTGAAGGAAATCTTCGTGGCGGCGGCGACCAACATCAAGCGGCGGCCCGAATTTCAGGGGGCCGGTCTGCTCGATCTGCTGCGCGCTTTGCAGTCCGTCTAG